A genomic segment from uncultured Fibrobacter sp. encodes:
- a CDS encoding MFS transporter gives MKLTKYQSSIAYLIFVFCSIFVQMGLFVHFQRWLSFSFEGSAFWWRSMLLQVAIFAPSIFMLPAASYFAGRFHKGRVMAWSSVGMLASVIAVVVCYVAGAEWVAYGLLGLYGIFLAVLSPAKLGIMKEMVESEDLVKINSWYMALSVLGTAAAAFFAMGLSGRPDSPVSIDLTLWIYLGLSVVTTIAGFCIKVGETHDSLKMRSPMRNFSATWSHPIVRLSILGLAAFWGVTQIFLILIQNMADMLNTAVIPVSMFIVTAGYVIGAFSASKASKGFVETGLIPFSAAASAITMFALPLVNGWVQAILYGVIGWCAGSAFVILRTVIQNFTRPDTAGRIHAVANAIQMALLVVIMGGQTLLLIFTPITLDYCFMILAVILALCFIANLKNNPMALLRAALRFAFAFVFRYKVKVMGVQNIPENGPALLVGPHFSFIDWAVLQIASPRPLRIASNRNTFADWYQRWFFHGNFLISINRRDPGPAMEEIHKALLNGEVVVIFPEGEVSKTPFVSTFSLDYSKAIEGTEAPIIPFYIQGLWGSRYSHASECVNRPQSFNRIISVGFSKPLPTNATEKEIRHDLELLDTDIWNIAMSHSASIVPLWFKAMRKRRSRMILIDPAGNHVNGYGMIRLCHYLGKVIKSATKNDKNVGFMMPTSRDAALGIMSILGVGKTTVNLNYSAPVDTILGCIEKADLSTIVTTRPFFEKLCGKNPAFGQIAGKCQMIYLDEEEAKMSTVCRFVSAFIIRICPAAILRRLWFTSAKLDDDAVILFSSGSEGTPKGVELTHKNVISNAQQGDHILKLRRTDVMTTLLPLFHSFGFTMTFMMPLLDGVPMVLCPDPTDIKTLARVCAQYKTTIMMGTPTFLRAIAINRWVHPMCLDSLRYIIAGAEKLRPEMRETFKLKFGKDIYEGYGCTELTPLATLNAPNVLLDDFLTMEKCSDNSSIGMSVPGAICAIIDPETNEFLPNGEEGMLVVTGPQVMKGYLKDKEKTDAVVININGRRWYKTGDKCKLTPDGFVQILGRYSRFAKLGGEMISLTAVELRIAESKVMEDCEFAVTAVPDSAKGEKIVLLVKGNVNAEDVSRNLRKAGIPPLMQPGAVFVVDNIPKLGSGKWDFNGMKKMAQELVEKKA, from the coding sequence ATGAAACTTACGAAGTACCAGAGTTCCATCGCGTACCTGATTTTTGTTTTCTGTAGCATTTTTGTGCAAATGGGCTTGTTTGTCCATTTCCAGCGTTGGCTTTCGTTCTCGTTCGAGGGTTCTGCCTTTTGGTGGCGCAGCATGCTGTTGCAGGTAGCCATTTTTGCACCGAGCATCTTTATGCTCCCGGCAGCGAGCTACTTTGCTGGCCGATTCCACAAAGGCCGCGTTATGGCATGGTCTTCGGTGGGTATGCTGGCCTCGGTGATTGCGGTCGTTGTCTGCTATGTGGCGGGCGCCGAATGGGTTGCCTACGGGCTCCTTGGTCTGTACGGGATATTCCTAGCGGTACTCAGTCCGGCTAAGCTCGGCATCATGAAAGAAATGGTCGAAAGCGAGGACCTGGTCAAGATCAACTCTTGGTACATGGCCCTTTCGGTTCTTGGCACCGCTGCCGCAGCCTTCTTTGCCATGGGACTTTCGGGCAGGCCCGATTCTCCGGTAAGCATTGACTTGACGCTCTGGATTTATCTTGGCTTAAGCGTCGTAACCACGATTGCAGGCTTTTGCATCAAGGTCGGCGAAACCCATGACAGCCTCAAGATGCGCTCCCCCATGCGCAACTTCTCGGCCACCTGGAGCCACCCGATTGTACGCCTTTCGATTCTCGGTCTTGCCGCCTTCTGGGGTGTGACTCAGATTTTCTTGATTTTGATTCAGAACATGGCCGACATGCTGAACACCGCCGTGATTCCGGTTTCCATGTTCATCGTGACCGCGGGCTACGTGATTGGCGCGTTCTCTGCCAGCAAGGCATCCAAAGGCTTTGTGGAAACAGGCCTCATTCCCTTCTCGGCAGCAGCTTCGGCCATTACCATGTTCGCACTTCCGCTGGTAAACGGATGGGTTCAAGCGATTCTATACGGCGTCATCGGCTGGTGTGCCGGTTCAGCCTTCGTGATTTTGCGTACCGTGATCCAGAACTTTACACGTCCTGATACCGCAGGCCGTATTCACGCTGTGGCAAACGCAATCCAGATGGCTTTGCTCGTGGTGATTATGGGCGGCCAGACGCTGCTCTTGATCTTTACACCGATTACGCTGGATTACTGCTTCATGATTTTGGCAGTGATTCTTGCGCTCTGCTTCATCGCAAACCTCAAGAACAACCCGATGGCCCTTTTGCGTGCCGCACTCCGTTTTGCGTTCGCCTTCGTATTCCGCTACAAGGTGAAGGTCATGGGCGTACAGAACATTCCCGAAAACGGCCCCGCGCTTCTTGTAGGTCCGCACTTCAGCTTTATCGACTGGGCCGTGCTCCAGATTGCATCTCCAAGACCGCTCCGTATCGCCAGCAACCGCAACACCTTTGCCGACTGGTACCAGCGTTGGTTCTTCCATGGGAACTTCTTGATTAGCATTAACCGCCGCGACCCGGGCCCGGCCATGGAAGAAATCCACAAGGCACTTTTGAACGGCGAAGTGGTCGTCATCTTCCCTGAAGGCGAAGTGTCGAAGACACCGTTTGTATCGACCTTCTCGCTCGATTACTCCAAGGCAATAGAAGGCACCGAAGCTCCGATCATTCCTTTCTACATTCAAGGTCTTTGGGGCAGCCGTTACAGCCACGCCAGCGAATGCGTGAACCGTCCGCAGTCCTTTAACCGCATCATTAGCGTCGGATTTTCGAAGCCGCTGCCGACGAACGCAACCGAAAAAGAAATCCGCCACGACCTGGAACTTTTGGATACCGACATTTGGAACATCGCCATGAGCCATTCCGCCTCCATTGTTCCGCTCTGGTTCAAGGCCATGCGCAAGCGCCGTAGCCGCATGATTTTGATTGACCCTGCCGGCAACCACGTAAACGGTTACGGCATGATTCGCCTGTGCCACTACCTCGGTAAAGTGATCAAGTCCGCCACCAAGAACGACAAGAACGTGGGCTTCATGATGCCCACCAGCCGCGACGCCGCACTCGGTATCATGTCCATTCTCGGCGTCGGCAAGACGACGGTGAACCTGAACTACTCCGCTCCGGTGGATACGATTCTTGGCTGTATCGAAAAGGCAGACCTTTCTACGATTGTGACGACCCGCCCCTTCTTCGAAAAGCTCTGCGGCAAGAACCCGGCCTTCGGCCAGATTGCCGGCAAATGCCAGATGATTTACCTGGACGAAGAAGAAGCCAAGATGTCGACGGTTTGCCGTTTTGTTTCGGCATTCATTATCCGCATCTGTCCGGCCGCCATTTTGCGCCGCCTGTGGTTTACCTCGGCCAAGCTCGATGACGACGCCGTGATTCTGTTCAGTTCGGGTTCCGAAGGTACGCCGAAGGGTGTTGAACTTACCCACAAGAACGTGATAAGCAACGCCCAGCAAGGCGATCATATTCTCAAGTTGCGCCGCACCGACGTGATGACCACATTGCTCCCGTTGTTCCATTCTTTCGGCTTTACCATGACCTTCATGATGCCGCTGTTAGATGGCGTGCCGATGGTGCTTTGCCCGGACCCGACCGACATCAAGACCTTGGCCCGCGTGTGCGCCCAGTACAAGACCACCATCATGATGGGCACGCCCACGTTCCTGCGCGCTATCGCCATTAACCGCTGGGTCCACCCCATGTGTCTGGATTCGCTGCGCTACATCATTGCCGGTGCTGAAAAGCTCCGCCCCGAAATGCGCGAAACGTTCAAGCTCAAGTTCGGCAAGGACATTTACGAAGGCTACGGTTGCACCGAGCTCACGCCACTTGCAACGCTCAACGCCCCGAACGTATTGCTGGACGACTTCTTGACCATGGAAAAGTGCAGTGACAATTCCAGTATCGGTATGTCGGTGCCTGGAGCCATTTGCGCAATCATCGATCCGGAAACCAACGAGTTCTTGCCCAACGGCGAAGAAGGCATGTTGGTGGTAACCGGTCCGCAGGTGATGAAGGGTTACCTCAAGGACAAGGAAAAGACCGACGCTGTGGTCATCAACATCAATGGCCGTCGCTGGTACAAGACGGGCGACAAGTGCAAGCTCACCCCGGACGGATTCGTGCAGATTCTCGGCCGCTACAGCCGATTTGCCAAGCTCGGCGGCGAAATGATTTCTCTGACTGCAGTGGAACTGCGTATTGCAGAATCCAAGGTCATGGAAGACTGCGAATTTGCCGTTACAGCCGTGCCCGATTCCGCCAAGGGCGAAAAGATTGTGCTCCTGGTCAAGGGCAACGTGAACGCCGAAGACGTTTCGCGCAACCTCCGCAAGGCAGGCATTCCACCGCTCATGCAGCCGGGTGCCGTATTTGTGGTAGACAACATTCCGAAGCTGGGTTCCGGCAAGTGGGACTTCAACGGAATGAAGAAAATGGCCCAGGAGCTTGTCGAAAAGAAAGCATAA
- a CDS encoding sodium:calcium symporter: protein MKSSRDNWGSKLGVILAVAGSAVGLGNFLRFPVQAATNGGGAFIIPYLIAFLLLGIPLSWMEWTLGRAAGNKHHGTAPGGFHYILNKKPWAKHLGSLGLLPPLFISFYYIFIQSWILAFTYYSATGKLMEVVAGGYEPMKEFFGNYIMLNTKIGPVPAAILFFLITFACNMGLLSFGVRKGIERVNKITMPILLIMGIILVVRVLTISDIGKGLAFVWNPNLSEILNPAVWLAASGQVFFTMSLGMGIVFCYASYLKPKEDLVLSSLTAGATNGFAEIILGGTIVIPMAVLIAGNNIEECAKLGTFGLGFQTMPFVFGQLPFGGFFQTLWFAMLFIAGVTSAISIIQPLISFCEDDLKFSRKGSITATGTVTFLGGLVGIFGLAAGAVDELDFWGGSFLLVVLGTIQAFIFSFVLGRRKSDVIGEDGKPECEAFALMNDGAALKLPRFFRPIIMYVCPIYLAVVLVAWIIHDGMGVLLLSNVPADAKVTFLGSEFSQIGFTWGVRGFLLALVVLLNIAIYYAWKENGPARKTTVLHKQNMTVGDSDNEEA from the coding sequence ATGAAAAGCTCTAGAGACAACTGGGGTTCGAAGCTGGGTGTGATTCTCGCGGTCGCGGGTTCCGCCGTCGGACTTGGCAACTTCTTGCGTTTTCCGGTACAGGCCGCTACAAATGGTGGTGGCGCATTCATTATTCCGTACCTCATTGCCTTCTTACTTTTGGGCATTCCCCTTTCTTGGATGGAATGGACGCTTGGCCGCGCAGCCGGTAACAAGCACCACGGTACCGCCCCGGGCGGATTCCACTACATTCTGAACAAGAAGCCCTGGGCCAAGCACCTGGGTTCGCTCGGGCTCTTGCCCCCGCTGTTCATCAGCTTCTACTATATCTTTATCCAGTCCTGGATTCTGGCGTTCACCTACTATTCTGCCACAGGCAAACTGATGGAAGTGGTCGCCGGCGGTTACGAACCGATGAAGGAATTCTTCGGCAACTACATCATGCTGAATACCAAGATTGGCCCGGTTCCTGCCGCCATCCTCTTCTTCTTGATCACGTTCGCCTGCAACATGGGGCTCCTGTCGTTCGGCGTGCGCAAGGGCATTGAACGCGTGAACAAGATTACCATGCCGATTCTTTTGATCATGGGCATTATCCTTGTGGTGCGCGTGCTTACCATTAGCGATATCGGTAAGGGACTCGCTTTCGTGTGGAACCCGAACCTTTCTGAAATCCTTAACCCCGCCGTTTGGCTTGCCGCCTCCGGCCAGGTATTCTTTACCATGAGCCTCGGTATGGGCATCGTCTTCTGCTACGCAAGCTACCTGAAGCCCAAGGAAGACCTGGTGCTTTCGTCTTTGACTGCAGGCGCCACCAACGGCTTTGCCGAAATTATCCTCGGCGGTACCATCGTGATTCCGATGGCCGTGCTCATTGCCGGCAACAATATTGAAGAATGCGCGAAGCTCGGTACCTTCGGCCTCGGCTTCCAGACCATGCCGTTCGTGTTCGGTCAGCTGCCCTTTGGCGGATTCTTCCAGACGTTGTGGTTTGCGATGCTCTTTATCGCGGGCGTCACCAGCGCTATTTCGATTATCCAGCCGCTGATTAGCTTCTGCGAAGACGACTTGAAGTTCAGCCGCAAGGGCTCCATTACCGCCACCGGTACAGTGACCTTCTTGGGAGGCCTTGTGGGTATTTTCGGCCTTGCCGCAGGCGCGGTCGACGAGCTCGACTTCTGGGGCGGAAGCTTCTTGCTGGTGGTTCTCGGCACGATTCAGGCATTCATCTTCTCGTTTGTGCTCGGTCGCCGCAAGTCCGACGTGATTGGCGAAGACGGCAAGCCGGAATGCGAAGCTTTCGCCTTGATGAACGACGGCGCCGCCTTGAAACTTCCCCGCTTCTTTAGGCCGATCATTATGTACGTGTGCCCGATTTACTTGGCTGTCGTGCTGGTCGCCTGGATTATTCACGATGGCATGGGCGTGCTCCTGTTGAGCAACGTTCCCGCCGATGCCAAGGTGACTTTCCTCGGCAGCGAATTCTCGCAAATTGGCTTTACCTGGGGCGTTCGCGGATTCCTGCTCGCCCTCGTGGTGCTCTTGAATATTGCCATCTACTACGCCTGGAAGGAGAACGGCCCGGCCAGAAAGACAACCGTTCTCCACAAGCAGAACATGACTGTCGGCGATTCCGACAACGAGGAGGCATAA
- a CDS encoding SDR family oxidoreductase codes for MIDVKGKWALITGGCRGVGRLTAIEMAKLGANIILQGRDKTHAEPVMAEIKKYGVECRAVGCNLEVACEIDAALAEIDSWGVQVDIVFNNAGLMSHYFTDYLTNTMEDFHQALAVNFLAPIKIAYHFLPGMIKRGFGRMQLTTSGIANEPELMGYACAKAALTKFVKDFACKLNGTDVMMNVMDPGWLRTDLGGPNAPNAPESVIPGSMVSVMLDDKKSGRWFSAQEFTGMSLADAVEKGKSVE; via the coding sequence ATGATCGACGTTAAGGGCAAATGGGCCTTGATTACGGGTGGCTGCCGTGGGGTAGGCCGCCTTACTGCTATCGAAATGGCAAAACTTGGCGCCAACATTATTCTGCAGGGCCGCGACAAAACTCACGCCGAACCGGTGATGGCCGAAATCAAGAAGTACGGTGTTGAATGCCGTGCTGTGGGTTGCAACCTCGAAGTCGCTTGCGAAATCGACGCTGCTCTCGCCGAAATCGATTCCTGGGGCGTGCAGGTCGATATCGTGTTCAACAACGCGGGCCTCATGAGCCATTACTTTACCGATTATCTGACCAACACCATGGAAGACTTCCACCAGGCTCTCGCCGTGAACTTCCTTGCTCCGATCAAAATTGCCTATCACTTCTTGCCGGGCATGATCAAGCGTGGCTTTGGCCGTATGCAGCTTACCACTAGTGGCATCGCCAACGAACCCGAACTCATGGGTTACGCCTGCGCCAAGGCTGCTCTGACAAAATTTGTCAAGGACTTTGCCTGCAAGCTGAATGGTACCGATGTCATGATGAACGTCATGGATCCGGGTTGGTTGCGCACCGATCTCGGTGGCCCCAACGCTCCTAACGCCCCCGAAAGCGTGATTCCGGGTTCCATGGTGTCTGTCATGCTCGACGACAAGAAGAGTGGCCGTTGGTTCAGCGCTCAGGAATTTACTGGCATGTCCCTTGCCGACGCTGTTGAAAAGGGCAAGTCTGTGGAGTAA
- a CDS encoding cellulase family glycosylhydrolase: protein MKKILAIMSMAAVSAMAITASRVGPVSTYGELKANGGKLSGSCPEYANKAVQVKGMSLFWSSGNTYSTDFYSEKGINRLVDDMGVEVVRFALGAADEKFNSSGRSYTTGGEGFQKALLKSVVNAAVDKDIYVIIDWHIESSDGFTNDAVKFFEYAAQEYGKYNNVIFEIWNEPTGSMDAVKQHADQVIPVIRKYSDNLILVGSPGWSSQPNACASAGINDKNYGCTLHFYAATHYMGDGGYNKAAETAMAAGVPVFATEWGTVNANGDGQPDEGSSNKWVEWMAQKGVSWTNWNASAMNETSAAFSTAVFENGFSYTNSGKYVKSKLGGASYKDCGLKNGDAEEQSGFSTGVANGATTSILDDMEDGDRYGYLGGAWAAVEDQENGGKSSISNDKIEDDFGNTTYQVVYPVSGDSKNTSKYVAALKDVKIGKGTLDYGPYIKMFLTLLKEEKKDSPKAYADFSKCSTIKYKYKGASHNFAIETTDVTDYNYHRVNKDASEGWKEVEITTDMLKQETWGDDSRSTPINMAHATRLSWEIKGLEKVPDDINQPKYPYLYIDDVKCDGLSFTATSGGSGDSPKSSSSVGGKSSSSNGQGKSSSSNGQGKSSSSTTPTLSSSSVAPVITDIKIIDDFEDGDEVAKTTGTWYAYTDKEPGGLSSISNIYDNTLGGYVVVFPGSADAANGTQGFAALTEIVWNQGAYKEAPFVALGLNTNADTSKGIDLSACSALSYRYRGSAHTLKVQDGQVTDYAYHQINFEDALEWTTVVASWEDIEQPSWGEPVDLNKKNIKKFAWEVVGYKNIEYQPTINFLFVDDFKCVDASVGVRMARKPAGQLKLSVNGSTLNVTTAAAARIQVFDMQGNMVMNRLESAAGNHQVSLESLNRGNYVVRVKTVKAAQTARITLK from the coding sequence ATGAAAAAGATTCTTGCGATTATGTCTATGGCTGCGGTGTCCGCCATGGCAATCACGGCAAGCAGGGTCGGCCCTGTTAGCACATACGGCGAACTTAAGGCCAATGGTGGCAAACTTTCCGGTTCTTGCCCGGAATATGCCAACAAGGCTGTCCAGGTGAAGGGCATGAGCCTTTTCTGGAGTTCGGGCAATACCTATTCTACCGACTTTTACTCTGAAAAGGGCATTAACCGCCTGGTCGACGACATGGGCGTCGAAGTGGTTCGTTTTGCTCTCGGTGCAGCAGACGAAAAGTTCAACAGCTCGGGCCGTTCTTACACGACGGGTGGCGAAGGCTTCCAGAAGGCTTTGCTCAAGTCCGTGGTGAACGCTGCTGTCGATAAGGACATTTACGTCATCATTGACTGGCACATCGAATCTTCTGATGGCTTTACTAACGATGCTGTCAAGTTCTTCGAATATGCAGCCCAGGAATACGGCAAGTACAACAACGTGATTTTCGAAATTTGGAACGAACCGACCGGTAGCATGGATGCCGTGAAGCAGCATGCCGATCAGGTGATTCCGGTTATCCGTAAGTATTCTGATAACCTCATCCTCGTGGGTAGCCCGGGATGGTCCAGCCAGCCGAATGCTTGCGCTTCCGCAGGCATCAACGACAAGAACTACGGTTGTACGCTCCATTTCTATGCTGCAACTCACTATATGGGCGATGGCGGTTACAACAAGGCTGCAGAAACGGCTATGGCTGCAGGCGTGCCTGTGTTTGCTACCGAATGGGGTACCGTCAATGCTAACGGTGATGGCCAGCCGGATGAAGGCTCCAGCAATAAGTGGGTAGAATGGATGGCTCAGAAGGGCGTGTCTTGGACGAACTGGAACGCTTCTGCTATGAACGAAACTTCTGCCGCATTCTCTACCGCAGTGTTTGAAAACGGCTTCTCCTACACCAATTCCGGTAAGTACGTGAAGAGCAAGCTCGGTGGCGCTTCCTATAAGGATTGCGGCCTCAAGAATGGTGATGCCGAAGAACAGTCTGGCTTCTCTACGGGCGTTGCCAATGGTGCTACCACTTCCATTCTCGATGACATGGAAGATGGCGACCGTTACGGCTACCTCGGTGGTGCTTGGGCTGCTGTCGAAGACCAGGAAAACGGCGGTAAGAGCTCCATTTCTAACGACAAGATTGAAGATGACTTTGGCAATACGACCTACCAGGTTGTGTACCCGGTCAGTGGCGACAGCAAGAACACCTCTAAGTATGTCGCGGCCCTTAAGGACGTGAAGATTGGTAAGGGTACTCTTGATTACGGTCCGTACATCAAGATGTTCCTCACTCTCCTGAAGGAAGAAAAGAAGGATTCTCCGAAGGCTTATGCAGATTTCTCCAAGTGCTCTACCATTAAGTACAAGTACAAGGGGGCCAGCCATAACTTCGCAATCGAAACGACTGACGTTACTGACTATAACTATCACCGCGTGAACAAGGACGCCTCTGAAGGCTGGAAGGAAGTCGAAATCACGACCGATATGCTGAAACAGGAAACTTGGGGTGACGATTCTCGCTCCACTCCGATCAACATGGCTCATGCAACTCGTCTTTCTTGGGAAATCAAGGGCCTTGAAAAGGTTCCGGACGATATCAACCAGCCCAAGTATCCGTACCTCTACATTGACGACGTGAAGTGCGATGGCCTTTCCTTCACTGCTACTAGCGGTGGCAGCGGCGACTCTCCGAAGTCTTCTTCTTCTGTGGGTGGCAAGTCTAGCTCCAGCAATGGTCAGGGCAAGTCTAGCTCTAGCAATGGCCAGGGTAAGTCCAGCTCCAGTACGACTCCGACTCTCTCTTCTTCTTCTGTCGCTCCGGTGATTACCGACATCAAGATTATTGATGACTTCGAAGACGGTGATGAAGTTGCCAAGACCACGGGTACTTGGTATGCCTATACCGACAAGGAACCGGGTGGACTTTCCTCTATCTCTAACATCTATGACAACACCCTCGGTGGCTATGTCGTGGTGTTCCCGGGCTCTGCCGATGCCGCTAACGGTACTCAGGGCTTTGCCGCTTTGACTGAAATCGTTTGGAACCAGGGCGCTTATAAGGAAGCTCCGTTCGTCGCTCTCGGTCTCAATACGAATGCCGATACCTCTAAGGGTATTGACCTGAGCGCTTGCTCGGCTTTGAGCTACCGCTATAGAGGTAGTGCTCATACCTTGAAGGTCCAGGATGGTCAGGTGACTGACTACGCCTATCACCAGATCAATTTCGAAGATGCTCTCGAATGGACGACCGTTGTGGCCAGCTGGGAAGATATCGAACAGCCGAGCTGGGGCGAACCGGTTGATCTGAACAAGAAGAACATCAAGAAGTTCGCTTGGGAAGTCGTTGGTTACAAGAACATTGAATACCAGCCGACAATCAACTTCCTCTTTGTGGATGACTTCAAGTGCGTTGATGCAAGCGTCGGAGTCCGCATGGCTCGCAAGCCTGCTGGCCAGCTCAAGCTCAGCGTGAACGGCTCTACGCTCAACGTGACGACCGCCGCTGCAGCCCGCATCCAGGTGTTCGACATGCAGGGTAACATGGTCATGAACCGCCTCGAAAGTGCCGCCGGCAACCATCAGGTTTCTCTCGAAAGCCTGAACCGCGGTAACTACGTGGTCCGCGTCAAGACCGTGAAGGCCGCCCAGACCGCCCGCATTACTCTCAAGTAA
- the tgt gene encoding tRNA guanosine(34) transglycosylase Tgt, with protein MNRFELLKTSKKSKARLGVVHTDHGDVTTPIFMPVGTEATVKAVTPAQLKDIKAEIILANTYHLYLRPTTPRIAKAGGIHKFMAWDGPVLTDSGGFQVWSLKDLRKITPEGVEFRSILDGSKHFFSPASVMNAQREIGADIIMALDECTPYPSTAKEAEHSLNYTLKWTAEAMQWLKEHPPIHGYDQQFFGIIQGGMHKNLRKQAIERIAELGPDGFAMGGLSVGEPTETMYEIADFCTDILPQDHARYVMGVGTPWNLLELIERGVDMCDCVMPTRNARNGMLFTSEGVLRYKAARHAEEFDKPVDPNCDCYCCRNFSRAYLRHLHHAGESLGFTLASIHNLHFYLHLMREAKQHIADDTFEEWKKEKCEILQRDLQ; from the coding sequence ATGAACCGCTTTGAACTTTTAAAGACATCAAAAAAATCGAAAGCCCGCCTGGGCGTTGTCCACACCGATCACGGCGACGTGACAACCCCCATTTTTATGCCCGTGGGCACCGAAGCAACCGTAAAAGCGGTCACTCCTGCGCAGCTTAAGGACATCAAGGCCGAAATTATCCTTGCAAACACCTACCACCTGTACCTGCGTCCCACCACCCCGCGAATCGCAAAAGCGGGCGGAATCCATAAATTTATGGCCTGGGACGGTCCGGTTTTAACGGATAGCGGCGGATTTCAGGTGTGGAGCCTGAAGGATTTACGCAAAATTACCCCTGAAGGCGTGGAATTCAGGAGCATTTTAGACGGTTCGAAGCACTTTTTCAGCCCGGCAAGCGTCATGAACGCCCAGCGCGAAATCGGCGCGGACATCATTATGGCCCTCGACGAATGCACTCCGTACCCGAGTACCGCCAAAGAGGCCGAACATAGCCTGAATTACACCCTGAAATGGACCGCCGAGGCCATGCAATGGCTCAAGGAACACCCGCCCATTCACGGTTACGACCAGCAATTCTTCGGAATTATTCAGGGCGGCATGCACAAGAACCTGCGCAAGCAGGCTATCGAGCGCATCGCCGAGCTCGGCCCCGACGGCTTTGCCATGGGAGGCCTTTCGGTGGGTGAACCGACCGAAACCATGTACGAAATCGCCGACTTCTGTACCGACATTTTGCCGCAGGACCACGCCCGCTACGTGATGGGCGTGGGAACCCCGTGGAACTTGCTTGAACTCATCGAACGCGGCGTGGACATGTGCGACTGCGTGATGCCGACCCGCAACGCCCGCAACGGCATGCTGTTCACCAGCGAAGGCGTTTTGCGCTACAAGGCGGCCCGCCATGCCGAAGAATTCGACAAGCCGGTTGACCCGAATTGCGACTGCTACTGCTGCCGTAACTTTAGCCGCGCGTACCTGCGTCACCTGCACCATGCCGGAGAATCGCTCGGGTTTACACTTGCGAGCATCCACAACCTGCACTTTTACCTGCACCTGATGCGCGAAGCCAAGCAGCACATCGCCGACGACACCTTCGAGGAATGGAAGAAGGAAAAGTGCGAAATTCTGCAGCGCGATTTGCAGTAG